The following are encoded together in the Tursiops truncatus isolate mTurTru1 chromosome 10, mTurTru1.mat.Y, whole genome shotgun sequence genome:
- the LOC109552491 gene encoding large ribosomal subunit protein eL39-like, translating into MSSHKTFRIKQFLAKKQKQNRPIPQWIRMKTGNKIRYNSKKGRWRRIKLAL; encoded by the coding sequence ATGTCTTCTCACAAGACTTTCAGGATCAAGCAATTCCTGgctaagaaacaaaagcagaatcgTCCCATTCCCCAGTGGATTCGGATGAAAACTGGTAATAAAATCAGATACAACTCCAAGAAGGGACGTTGGAGAAGAATCAAGCTGGCTCTATAA